The window GGCTCTCGGTGTCGTACCCGCTCACAACCCAAAACCGGCAGGCCCCGCAAGCCAGCCCCCGGCACTCATCTCGCTCCTCAGCCATGGGCGGGAGGGCTCGCCAGGTGTCCGACTCCACGTCATACACCTCCGCTGACCGGAGCGCGTtcttctgattgtcatggccgccCGCCACATAgactgaggtggggcccacagccgcGCAGGCGAAGAAGGAACGTGCGGTGGACATTGGCGCGCCTCGGCGCCACCCGCCGCCGCGCGTCAGATCGCAGACGTACACGTCGGCAACCGAGTTGAGCGTGACCGGGTCCCATCCCCCGAGCAGGACGAGCTTGGACCTCCCTACGGCCACGCACTGACAGAACGTCGGGATTCCCGCCGAGAGTGTGGGCGGTGGAGGCATCCGCTGCCACGTAGCGTCGCGGGCGTTGTAGAGGGTGAGGCCATACACGGGCGGGGAGTGGGCTCGGGAACGGGGCTTCTCCTCCTTGCCCGCATACGAATCCGCTACCGCGTCGGTATTCGGAACGAGGGCCTGGACGAGGCAGATGAATTCCTCGCCCTTGCCAGATATCCTCCTCTGTCGATAGAATGAAGGATGAGCGAGGAGATCGTTCCACCCTCGGCAGACCGATTTCAGACCCGAGTGGAATCGGTACGGGACCCGAACGAGGCAGTCGAGGGCAATCTCATCCGGTAAGCCAGGGATTAGACTCAGGGGCTGAGAATTCtccttttccttcatttcctcaCGGTCTACTTCCGTAATTAAGCGGTGACACTGGGGTATTTGTTCTTATGTGTGAGAGAGAGCGAGCGGAAGAGAGGGTCGGAATATGCGAGGTGTGGAGGATCATATGGGCGGGACCGGTATATGTAGTCTTTTCGAGAAGAACTTTGGTACTCTGGTATAGTGCCATAGTTGATAAacatgcactcagaaattatGAACATGGCATTCAACTAAGTCCAACTAAACCGTTTAAATTAAGCGGCCCAACTTAGATGCATCTTATACACCAAAAGTTGCAGTGGTTCTACAATCTATCCGATTGATGCTATCCAACTGCCCTAATTCAGCAAACAACTCTCACCGAATCATAGGGTAAAATTGATTaacaaatctgattttgagaataAGACCCATCTACAGTAGTTACCACAATTTTGGACGGTTAGATTTGAGGTAATGAATGCAGCATGCACAATTTCTAAATCCCGAGTATCAAACATCACATCTGCTTGAGTATCGAAGTCTTTTGTTTCAAGAGAAATTTActactgtagaccccaccttttatccattggatattcttgaaacaatacaaacttaactttcgaacttagacctcctcgtatgTACACGGAATTTCTGatcgaaaatacccctgccttgcagattggctggtgtgcagAGACGAGCGCCAAATGGGAATCCCTACGCTGAgaactcaagtggggcccactttgatgtttgtgagaaatccttcccgtctaagttcattcatagggtcacaaagacctagacgaagaggaaaaacaaatttcacaatgatccaaaacttctgtaacccctaaaagggtttcaatggtagacgttcaattccctactgccttttacagtgtggtccacttgatagctagatctatcttatttttcatctcaagccttaatacgagttcgccaaatagatggacaatttggatataacacatacctcataatgggacccataaaaatcggtggggattagaacagtgaaaaaaaaaaaaaccagcgaGTTGGGATCGACCGGTCAACCGGGTCAGAGATGggcttatagctacggattttaaccgtagccataactgtagtgctatgcacttttttttttctctctctcttttttttttttcattttatttttaatttattttttacatggagaactttattctacctacatttttctctaatacatatttatataaatatgtatatgtatatgcataaaaaaaagaaaaattctcttcttttttttttcatttctttttttattcatttaacaagaatatcttctaaaccaaaattagttacttgacgtaccacatatgattttggggtagaagaagctactttagccaaccaacctagttattttccaagattccatcaggtcgatggtcgaaaatccatttcattcacttcgcggtcaatttcaatcaattcgcggtcaaactggaaattcagcggggcaaacatgaaattaagcagggcaaacatgaaattgagcggggcaaactagaaattgagagggcaaactataaatttagcggggcaaacatgaaattaagcggggcaaactagaaattgaggggggcaaataagaaattgagcagcgcaaactagaaatttagcaaggcaaacatgaggtctgtgttagggACCGAATGATTGAATTATGTTTGAACTTATAGGTGAATTCAATTGAGAACAATCATTTTAACCAAGAGGGAATGATAGGAAGTGGCCCTCAAATTGCAATTTTGCAAATCCAACTTGAAAATAACAAAAGGGCTCATTTGACGTACGTAGTAGAATTTAAACACTGGAATTTAGTAGGTTTTGCAACATGGAAAATTAAGTGAAATTTGTTAATCAAatatatgtgctatatccaattcatttcatgcacttcacggt is drawn from Magnolia sinica isolate HGM2019 chromosome 5, MsV1, whole genome shotgun sequence and contains these coding sequences:
- the LOC131246010 gene encoding F-box/kelch-repeat protein At2g44130-like, coding for MKEKENSQPLSLIPGLPDEIALDCLVRVPYRFHSGLKSVCRGWNDLLAHPSFYRQRRISGKGEEFICLVQALVPNTDAVADSYAGKEEKPRSRAHSPPVYGLTLYNARDATWQRMPPPPTLSAGIPTFCQCVAVGRSKLVLLGGWDPVTLNSVADVYVCDLTRGGGWRRGAPMSTARSFFACAAVGPTSVYVAGGHDNQKNALRSAEVYDVESDTWRALPPMAEERDECRGLACGACRFWVVSGYDTESQGRFSSAAECYDPVRGVWTQVDGVWPFPNASPVASFCWSGQQKNTEVTKVQPSYDSLHFPSLWFLDINHKSVREFHPTNKTWKIASSMPDFISSSPCVVLIGGDSSPSLHKMFVIGSDTSDGGQRRHQACVLDVSSRKWTRIDTPVDYSGFVYSASSLYL